The Micromonospora krabiensis genome window below encodes:
- a CDS encoding M20 metallopeptidase family protein gives MALTNRLRDHAPALQGDLVRLRRDLHRHPEIGLDLPHTQQLVLDALDGLGLEITRGRGLSSVTAVLRGGHPGPAVLLRADMDALPITEATGLDYASQVDGVMHACGHDLHTAILVGAARLLSSHRDALHGDVVFMFQPGEEGFNGAGRMIEEGVLDAAGRRVSSAYALHVRSYGTPRGLVTSRPGTVMAAVDELRVTVHGVGAHASMPHQGRDPVTAAAEMVTALQTLVTRRFNVFDPVVVTVGSFHAGHSVNTIPDTARFAATVRTFSAANQAVIRTEAGRLCEHIAQAYGLTAEVEYVRKYPVTVNDAQQYEFAGRVVSDVLGAERFAPMPFPAAAAEDFSRVLDEVPGCYLILGASAADDPAAAAMNHSPRAAFDDAVLADGALVLAELATRALARDAAAAQR, from the coding sequence ATGGCACTGACGAACCGGCTGCGCGACCACGCCCCCGCGCTACAGGGCGATCTGGTGCGACTGCGCCGCGACCTGCACCGGCACCCCGAGATCGGCCTCGACCTGCCCCACACCCAGCAGCTCGTGCTGGACGCGCTGGACGGCCTCGGCCTGGAGATCACCCGCGGCCGGGGCCTGAGTTCGGTGACCGCGGTGCTGCGCGGCGGGCACCCGGGACCCGCGGTGCTGCTGCGCGCGGACATGGACGCGCTGCCCATCACCGAGGCGACCGGGCTGGACTACGCCAGCCAGGTCGACGGCGTCATGCACGCCTGCGGCCACGACCTGCACACGGCCATCCTGGTCGGCGCGGCACGGCTGCTCAGCAGCCACCGCGACGCGCTGCACGGCGATGTGGTGTTCATGTTCCAACCGGGCGAGGAGGGCTTCAACGGCGCCGGACGAATGATCGAGGAAGGCGTCCTGGACGCGGCCGGGCGGCGGGTCTCCTCGGCGTACGCGCTGCACGTCCGCTCCTACGGCACCCCGCGAGGGCTGGTCACCAGCCGACCCGGCACCGTGATGGCGGCCGTTGACGAGCTGCGCGTGACCGTGCACGGGGTCGGTGCCCACGCCTCCATGCCACACCAGGGACGGGACCCGGTCACCGCGGCGGCGGAGATGGTGACGGCCCTGCAGACCCTGGTCACCCGGCGCTTCAACGTGTTCGACCCGGTGGTCGTCACGGTCGGATCGTTCCACGCCGGACACAGCGTCAACACCATCCCGGACACGGCCCGCTTCGCCGCGACGGTCCGCACCTTCTCGGCGGCGAACCAGGCGGTCATCCGCACCGAGGCCGGGCGGCTGTGCGAGCACATCGCCCAGGCGTACGGGCTGACGGCCGAGGTCGAGTACGTGCGGAAGTACCCGGTGACGGTCAACGACGCGCAGCAGTACGAGTTCGCCGGCCGCGTCGTGTCCGACGTCCTCGGCGCCGAACGGTTCGCGCCCATGCCGTTTCCCGCGGCGGCCGCCGAGGACTTCTCCCGGGTGCTCGACGAGGTGCCCGGCTGCTACCTGATCCTCGGGGCGTCGGCCGCCGACGACCCGGCGGCCGCGGCGATGAACCACAGCCCGCGCGCCGCCTTCGACGACGCGGTGCTCGCCGACGGCGCCCTCGTGCTGGCCGAACTGGCGACCCGGGCGCTGGCCCGGGACGCGGCGGCGGCCCAGCGGTGA
- a CDS encoding ATP-binding protein, with protein sequence MIGRRREIAALDRLLDRAAAGVGGALVIVGPPGSGKSALADAAGGSAHRRGLPVTRTITDTGTGARLVVLDDLDPAATAADLDRLVASGAAVVATTVAPGGPGPYLHLAPLTEADLAAVLPGLPAGAVHAVWLLTAGWPGPALDLAASLPGGAGEDAVVEVALAAPSRGEFLVLDMALIRLLEEAASRALPPEVRARVLVRLARELLGDPSAATRRRELVDEAVRLARDTGEPGTTAEVLDGRLHALWDPAAADERLSTASQIVDLARRAGNALLERRGLFWRFIALAEGGDLDAAEAALVAYARAGERDGDPEAGVVALSRHAVLALVRGRLEAAEALIAEVSQAGRRIGLADTDRLTATLAGRLATLRGDAASQVEPLRELSRKLPGHFFEVTAARALAESGRVAEALLDVERLLPALLRGAGPRWVGAVADLALVASYGAAPAASQALYDALAPHAGRLVVWGGANTITGPVDDYLGRLAAHLGRRDEAAAHFDRAIAQEERLGALPWLASTLAARGRPGDVGRARTIADGLGLPAPRGLAAAPPASGPPAVAHRDTAAGNTWRLRRDGNDWVLEAGAEQARLRDMRGLHHLRILLANPGREISALDLVAGGAGLVAAPPEPVLDATARLAYRRRLDDLAQQLDSADRSGDVQRAATLTAERSALLAELRRAAGLGGRPRRQSAEAERARVNATRALRTLLERVEPYAPIAAAHLRASLHTGTHFRYQPAAGGPTSWQV encoded by the coding sequence GTGATCGGACGCCGTCGTGAGATTGCCGCCCTGGACCGGCTGCTGGACCGTGCGGCCGCCGGGGTGGGGGGCGCTCTGGTCATCGTGGGTCCGCCCGGGTCCGGGAAGAGCGCGCTCGCCGACGCGGCGGGCGGCAGCGCCCACCGGCGCGGCCTGCCGGTGACCCGCACGATCACCGACACTGGTACGGGCGCCCGGCTGGTCGTGCTCGACGACCTGGACCCGGCCGCGACGGCGGCGGACCTGGATCGGCTGGTCGCCAGCGGCGCCGCGGTGGTGGCGACCACCGTGGCGCCCGGCGGGCCCGGTCCGTACCTGCATCTCGCGCCGCTGACCGAAGCCGATCTCGCTGCGGTGCTGCCGGGGCTGCCGGCCGGTGCGGTGCACGCGGTGTGGCTGCTCACCGCCGGCTGGCCCGGCCCGGCTCTCGACCTCGCGGCGAGCCTGCCGGGCGGTGCCGGCGAGGACGCCGTCGTGGAGGTCGCGCTCGCCGCGCCCTCGCGCGGCGAGTTCCTCGTCCTCGACATGGCGTTGATCCGGCTGCTGGAGGAGGCCGCGTCCCGGGCGCTGCCACCCGAGGTCCGGGCCCGCGTGCTGGTGCGGCTGGCCCGGGAGTTGCTGGGTGACCCGTCGGCGGCGACCCGGCGGCGGGAGCTGGTAGACGAGGCGGTCCGGCTCGCCCGGGACACCGGGGAGCCGGGCACGACCGCGGAGGTCCTGGACGGGCGGTTGCACGCGCTGTGGGATCCGGCCGCGGCCGACGAGCGGTTGTCCACGGCGTCGCAGATCGTCGACCTGGCCCGCCGGGCGGGCAACGCGCTGCTCGAACGGCGGGGACTGTTCTGGCGCTTCATCGCGCTCGCCGAAGGCGGGGACCTCGACGCCGCGGAGGCCGCCCTGGTGGCGTACGCGCGGGCGGGGGAGCGCGACGGCGATCCGGAGGCGGGGGTCGTCGCGCTGTCGCGTCATGCCGTGCTGGCGCTGGTGCGCGGGCGTCTCGAGGCCGCCGAGGCGCTCATCGCCGAGGTGTCGCAGGCGGGACGGCGGATCGGGCTCGCGGACACCGACCGGTTGACCGCGACCCTGGCCGGACGGCTCGCCACGCTCCGCGGTGACGCCGCCAGTCAGGTCGAGCCGTTGCGGGAGCTGTCCCGCAAGCTCCCCGGCCACTTCTTCGAGGTGACCGCGGCCCGGGCCCTTGCCGAGTCGGGGCGCGTCGCCGAGGCGCTGCTCGACGTGGAGCGGCTGCTGCCCGCGCTGCTGCGCGGGGCGGGGCCGCGGTGGGTCGGCGCGGTCGCCGACCTGGCCCTGGTCGCCTCGTACGGGGCTGCACCGGCCGCGTCGCAGGCCCTCTACGACGCGCTGGCTCCCCACGCGGGGCGCCTGGTCGTCTGGGGCGGGGCGAACACCATCACCGGGCCGGTGGACGACTACCTGGGCCGGCTCGCCGCCCACCTCGGCCGGCGCGACGAGGCGGCCGCGCACTTCGACCGGGCGATCGCCCAGGAGGAGCGCCTCGGCGCGCTGCCCTGGCTGGCGTCCACCCTCGCTGCCCGCGGTCGCCCCGGCGACGTGGGGCGCGCCCGCACGATCGCCGACGGGCTGGGCCTGCCGGCACCCCGTGGACTGGCGGCGGCGCCGCCAGCAAGCGGACCTCCGGCCGTGGCGCACCGGGACACCGCCGCGGGCAACACCTGGCGGTTGCGGCGCGACGGCAACGACTGGGTGCTCGAAGCGGGCGCCGAGCAGGCCCGCCTGCGGGACATGAGGGGCCTGCACCACCTGCGGATCCTGCTGGCCAATCCGGGGCGCGAGATCAGTGCACTGGATCTTGTGGCCGGCGGCGCGGGCCTCGTGGCAGCCCCGCCGGAACCCGTGCTCGACGCCACGGCTCGCCTCGCCTACCGCAGGCGCCTCGATGACCTTGCGCAGCAGTTGGACTCCGCCGACCGGTCCGGCGACGTCCAGCGCGCCGCCACCCTGACGGCCGAGCGCAGTGCCCTCCTCGCCGAACTGCGGCGCGCCGCGGGTCTCGGTGGCCGCCCCCGCCGACAGAGCGCGGAGGCGGAGCGGGCGCGGGTCAACGCGACCCGTGCCCTGCGCACGCTGCTGGAGAGGGTGGAGCCGTACGCCCCCATCGCCGCCGCGCACCTGCGGGCGTCCCTGCACACCGGGACCCACTTCCGCTACCAGCCGGCAGCCGGGGGACCGACGTCCTGGCAGGTGTGA
- the abc-f gene encoding ribosomal protection-like ABC-F family protein yields MSDSFIVCSNLSFSWPDDTPVFQNLSFTIGGGRTGLVAPNGAGKSTLLKLIAGEYRPTAGSVTVEGTLGYLPQSLPLVGDPTVAEVLEIAPLIAALHAIEAGDASEEHFTTIGNDWDIEERTRAQLDRLGLGDLAFDRRMDTLSGGQVISLGLAAQLLKQPNVLLLDEPTNNLDLEARHQLYDVLEQWNGCLLLVSHDRALLDRMDRIAELDRGEMRFYGGNFTDYEAAVQAAQEVAEKNVRNAEQELKREKRELQEARERAARRASNASRNLKNAGLPKIFAGTMKRDAQESAGRANELHSSRVNDARARLDEAGRALRNEQKISLELPATNVPAGRTLLAAERMQVRYGQRSLFAADGVDLTIRGPERIALLGPNGAGKSTLLRLINGDLEPEAGQIKRADGRIAYLSQRLDLLDLDRTVAENLAAFAPQAPDAQRMNLLARFLFRGSRAHLPVGVLSGGERLRATLACVLGAEPAPQLLLLDEPTNNLDLVSVGQLESALNAYEGALLVVSHDERFLTEIKVNRWLRLADGRLRETGPPDVD; encoded by the coding sequence ATGTCCGATTCGTTCATCGTCTGCTCGAACCTGAGCTTCTCCTGGCCGGATGACACCCCGGTCTTCCAGAACCTGTCCTTCACCATCGGTGGGGGCCGTACCGGGCTGGTCGCGCCGAACGGTGCCGGTAAGAGCACCCTGCTCAAGCTGATCGCCGGCGAGTACCGACCCACCGCCGGGTCCGTCACCGTCGAGGGGACGCTCGGCTACCTCCCGCAGAGCCTGCCGCTGGTCGGCGACCCGACCGTGGCCGAGGTGCTGGAGATCGCCCCGCTGATCGCGGCACTGCACGCCATCGAGGCCGGAGACGCCAGCGAGGAACACTTCACCACGATCGGCAACGACTGGGACATCGAGGAACGCACGCGCGCCCAGCTCGACCGGCTCGGCCTCGGCGACCTCGCCTTCGACCGACGCATGGACACCCTCAGCGGCGGTCAGGTCATCTCCCTCGGCCTGGCGGCGCAACTGCTGAAGCAGCCCAACGTGCTGCTGCTCGACGAGCCGACCAACAACCTCGACCTGGAGGCCCGACACCAGCTCTACGACGTGCTGGAGCAGTGGAACGGCTGCCTGCTGCTGGTCAGCCACGACCGGGCGCTGCTCGACCGGATGGACCGCATCGCCGAACTCGACCGCGGTGAGATGCGGTTCTACGGCGGGAACTTCACCGACTACGAGGCGGCCGTGCAGGCCGCGCAGGAGGTGGCGGAGAAGAACGTCCGCAACGCCGAGCAGGAGCTCAAGCGGGAGAAGCGGGAGCTGCAGGAGGCCCGTGAGCGGGCGGCGCGGCGGGCCAGCAACGCCTCCCGCAACCTGAAGAACGCCGGCCTGCCGAAGATCTTCGCCGGCACCATGAAACGCGACGCCCAGGAGTCCGCGGGCCGGGCCAACGAGCTGCACTCCTCGCGGGTCAACGACGCCAGAGCCCGGCTCGACGAGGCGGGGCGGGCCCTGCGCAACGAGCAGAAGATCTCCCTGGAGCTGCCCGCCACGAACGTGCCGGCCGGCCGCACCCTCCTCGCCGCCGAGCGGATGCAGGTCCGGTACGGCCAGCGGTCCCTGTTCGCCGCCGACGGCGTCGACCTGACCATCCGGGGACCGGAGCGGATCGCCCTGCTCGGCCCCAACGGCGCCGGCAAGTCCACCCTGCTGCGCCTGATCAACGGCGACCTGGAACCCGAGGCCGGCCAGATCAAGCGGGCCGACGGGCGCATCGCATACCTGTCGCAGCGGCTGGACCTGTTGGACCTGGACCGCACCGTGGCGGAGAACCTGGCCGCGTTCGCGCCACAGGCCCCGGACGCGCAGCGGATGAACCTGCTCGCCCGCTTCCTGTTCCGCGGCTCCCGGGCGCACCTGCCGGTCGGGGTGCTCTCCGGCGGCGAACGACTGCGCGCCACCCTGGCCTGCGTCCTGGGCGCCGAGCCCGCGCCGCAGCTCCTCCTGCTCGACGAGCCGACCAACAACCTCGACCTGGTCAGCGTCGGCCAGTTGGAGAGCGCGCTCAACGCGTACGAGGGCGCGTTGCTCGTGGTCAGCCACGACGAGCGGTTCCTCACCGAGATCAAGGTCAACCGTTGGCTGCGGCTCGCGGACGGGCGCCTGCGGGAGACCGGCCCCCCGGACGTCGACTGA
- a CDS encoding YbhB/YbcL family Raf kinase inhibitor-like protein produces MAGIMLRSVAFNDHDLLPDRFARDGGNISPPLEWGEVPDGASELLLMVEDPDAGREAFLHWLVSGIRPEPGGIAEGAAPEGAREWPNSFGERGWGGPQPPRGDDPHRYFFRLYALDQQLDLPDAPQPADVRRAVKGHEFASGNMVARYAR; encoded by the coding sequence ATGGCCGGGATCATGTTGCGCAGTGTCGCGTTCAACGACCACGACCTGCTGCCGGACCGCTTCGCCCGCGACGGGGGCAACATCTCCCCGCCGCTGGAGTGGGGGGAGGTGCCGGACGGGGCCAGCGAACTGCTGCTGATGGTCGAGGATCCGGACGCCGGGCGGGAGGCGTTCCTGCACTGGCTGGTCAGCGGCATCCGGCCGGAGCCGGGCGGCATCGCGGAGGGGGCGGCACCCGAGGGCGCCCGTGAGTGGCCCAACAGCTTCGGTGAGCGGGGCTGGGGCGGCCCGCAGCCGCCGCGCGGGGACGACCCGCACCGGTACTTCTTCCGCCTCTACGCCCTCGACCAGCAGTTGGATCTGCCGGACGCGCCGCAGCCGGCCGACGTGCGCCGCGCGGTCAAGGGTCACGAGTTCGCCAGCGGCAACATGGTCGCCCGGTACGCCCGTTGA